From Bdellovibrionales bacterium, one genomic window encodes:
- a CDS encoding DNA polymerase III subunit chi yields MTDVRFYHLTRQSAQQALPDLLEKTLARGWRAVVKLPDEAQVAAMDAHLWQHRADSFLPHGSVKDGRAEEQPLWLTTLDENPNEASVLFVIGAEAAPKADGFDLVCDVFDGQEDAAVAAARARWAAYKGQGHALTYWQQGERGWQKKDNGSTE; encoded by the coding sequence ATGACTGACGTTCGCTTTTATCATCTCACGCGCCAGTCGGCCCAGCAGGCGCTCCCCGACCTTTTGGAAAAAACGCTGGCGCGGGGCTGGCGGGCTGTTGTGAAGCTGCCCGACGAAGCGCAGGTTGCGGCTATGGATGCGCATTTGTGGCAGCATCGCGCCGATAGCTTTCTGCCCCATGGCTCGGTCAAGGATGGCCGCGCCGAAGAGCAGCCCCTATGGCTGACAACGCTAGACGAAAACCCGAACGAGGCGAGCGTCCTTTTTGTCATCGGGGCCGAGGCCGCGCCGAAGGCAGACGGCTTTGATCTGGTTTGCGATGTTTTTGACGGGCAAGAGGATGCCGCTGTAGCCGCTGCACGGGCGCGGTGGGCGGCGTATAAAGGGCAAGGCCACGCGCTGACCTATTGGCAGCAGGGCGAGCGCGGCTGGCAGAAAAAAGATAATGGATCCACGGAATGA
- a CDS encoding shikimate dehydrogenase, with amino-acid sequence MTSFLSGKAALTGVMGWPIAHSKSPRLHGYWLNQYGIDGAYVPLAVRPETLETALRALPLLGFRGVNLTIPHKELAMDIVDHVDPLAQRVGAANTILVREDGSLEGRNTDVYGFSQNVKAGGFSPPKEGFTATVFGAGGAARAVVVALQEMGVTEIRIVNRDQDRAQTLCETLAGKNSFAVFSWEKAKDALAETDLLINATSLGMQGQPPLEIDLTPLPQKAFVTDIVYAPLETPLLASARARGLQTVDGLGMLLYQAAPAFAAWFGREPEVTPALRAHVLGGEKQ; translated from the coding sequence ATGACCTCTTTTTTATCAGGCAAGGCGGCGTTGACGGGCGTGATGGGCTGGCCCATCGCGCACTCCAAATCGCCGCGCCTTCATGGCTATTGGCTGAACCAATATGGAATTGATGGAGCCTATGTCCCCTTGGCCGTCAGGCCGGAGACCTTGGAAACGGCGCTGCGCGCACTTCCCCTTCTCGGTTTTCGCGGCGTAAACCTGACGATCCCCCACAAAGAGCTGGCGATGGATATTGTTGACCATGTGGATCCTTTGGCGCAGCGCGTGGGCGCGGCCAACACTATTCTTGTGCGCGAAGACGGATCGTTAGAAGGGCGCAACACGGACGTTTATGGCTTTTCGCAAAACGTGAAGGCGGGCGGCTTTTCTCCCCCCAAAGAAGGCTTTACCGCAACCGTCTTTGGTGCGGGCGGCGCGGCGCGGGCTGTCGTTGTGGCCCTGCAAGAGATGGGAGTCACGGAAATCCGGATTGTTAATCGCGATCAAGATCGGGCGCAAACCCTTTGTGAAACGTTGGCCGGAAAAAACAGCTTTGCCGTGTTCTCATGGGAAAAAGCAAAAGACGCGCTGGCTGAAACAGATTTGCTCATTAATGCAACTTCGCTGGGCATGCAGGGGCAGCCGCCGCTGGAAATCGATTTAACCCCCCTGCCGCAAAAAGCCTTTGTGACCGATATTGTTTATGCGCCGTTAGAAACGCCCTTGCTTGCTTCGGCGCGGGCGCGGGGCTTGCAAACGGTTGACGGCCTAGGGATGCTCCTTTATCAGGCCGCGCCCGCTTTTGCCGCGTGGTTTGGCCGCGAGCCAGAGGTGACGCCCGCCCTGCGTGCCCACGTTTTAGGAGGAGAAAAGCAATGA
- a CDS encoding dienelactone hydrolase family protein codes for MTQLSIPSFGGDMIESFLATPAGGHGAGLILLDGAETPPERLSAQCEDFAAMGYLTLCPLITQKQAPTFDHDRAVGDLLSMLAFLRKQPNCSGKVGAVGFGLGGLMAFLLAARSDVDVAVACGSPDLTPSLGEVHDIRMPFLALCGEQTDPLKAATAARVARSLGRNKMIAVHTYAGVDDSFFRVEHASFNAEAARDAHEKTLAFLGDQLNH; via the coding sequence ATGACCCAGCTTTCTATACCCTCTTTTGGCGGCGATATGATTGAATCCTTCCTTGCGACCCCTGCGGGGGGACACGGTGCGGGGTTGATCCTTCTTGACGGCGCAGAAACACCACCAGAGCGCTTGTCCGCACAGTGCGAAGATTTTGCCGCCATGGGCTATTTAACCCTTTGTCCTTTGATCACGCAAAAGCAGGCCCCCACTTTCGATCACGATCGCGCGGTGGGGGACCTTCTCTCTATGCTCGCTTTTTTAAGAAAGCAGCCTAATTGCAGCGGAAAGGTCGGCGCGGTGGGCTTTGGGCTGGGCGGCCTTATGGCCTTTTTGCTAGCCGCGCGAAGTGACGTTGACGTGGCCGTGGCCTGTGGCTCCCCCGACCTTACGCCCAGCCTTGGTGAGGTTCACGACATCCGCATGCCGTTCTTGGCGCTGTGCGGCGAACAAACGGATCCCCTTAAGGCGGCAACAGCCGCCCGCGTCGCACGTTCTCTGGGGCGCAATAAAATGATCGCGGTGCATACTTATGCGGGTGTAGATGACTCTTTTTTCCGCGTGGAGCATGCCAGCTTTAATGCCGAGGCCGCCCGCGACGCGCACGAAAAAACGTTGGCGTTTTTAGGCGATCAGCTGAACCATTAG
- the rho gene encoding transcription termination factor Rho yields MNLRELKAKTPAELLAFAEENEIENAAAMRKQEMMFAILKAQAEKGNAIYGEGVLEVLPDGFGFLRSPESNYLAGPDDIYVSPSQVRKFSLRTGDTVEGEIRAPKEGERYFALLKVGNINFEEPEKTRHRIGFDNLTPLYPDRRLLLDMQDPAKKEYTTRVIDLISPLGMGQRALIVAPPRTGKTVMLQNIAHAITKNNPNVYLIVLLIDERPEEVTDMARSVQGEVISSTFDEPASRHVQVAEMVIEKAKRLVEHKRDVVILLDSITRLARAYNTVVPSSGKVLTGGVDANALQRPKRFFGAARNIEGGGSLTIIATALIDTGSRMDEVIFEEFKGTGNSEIILDRKLSDRRSFPAIDITKSGTRKEELLVDKATMSKMWVLRRVLMPMGTTDAMEFLLDKLKYSKTNADFFESMNQNTNDIAKPRRGSSE; encoded by the coding sequence ATGAATTTACGTGAACTCAAAGCTAAAACCCCCGCTGAGCTTCTAGCCTTTGCGGAAGAAAATGAAATCGAAAACGCTGCCGCGATGCGCAAACAGGAAATGATGTTTGCGATTTTGAAAGCGCAAGCGGAAAAAGGAAACGCCATTTATGGCGAAGGCGTTCTGGAAGTCTTGCCCGATGGCTTCGGCTTTCTGCGCTCACCGGAATCCAATTATCTGGCTGGCCCCGATGATATCTATGTCTCGCCCAGTCAGGTTCGCAAGTTTAGCCTGCGCACAGGCGATACGGTGGAAGGCGAAATCCGCGCCCCAAAGGAGGGCGAGCGTTATTTTGCCCTGCTTAAGGTGGGCAACATTAATTTCGAAGAGCCGGAAAAAACGCGCCATCGCATTGGCTTTGACAATTTGACGCCGCTGTATCCGGATCGTCGCTTGCTTTTGGATATGCAGGATCCGGCGAAAAAAGAATACACAACGCGCGTGATCGATTTGATCTCGCCCCTTGGTATGGGCCAGCGTGCGTTGATCGTCGCCCCGCCCCGCACGGGCAAAACCGTGATGCTGCAAAACATTGCTCACGCGATTACTAAAAATAATCCAAATGTTTATCTGATTGTCTTGCTTATCGACGAACGCCCCGAAGAAGTCACGGATATGGCGCGCTCGGTTCAGGGCGAAGTCATCAGCTCGACCTTTGACGAACCGGCCTCGCGCCACGTTCAGGTGGCCGAAATGGTCATCGAAAAGGCCAAACGCCTTGTCGAGCACAAGCGCGATGTCGTGATTTTGTTGGACAGCATCACGCGCCTTGCGCGGGCGTACAACACCGTTGTGCCCTCATCCGGTAAGGTTCTGACGGGCGGCGTTGATGCTAATGCCTTGCAGCGCCCTAAACGCTTCTTTGGTGCGGCGCGTAACATTGAAGGCGGTGGCTCGCTCACCATTATCGCGACGGCGCTTATAGACACGGGCAGTCGCATGGACGAAGTCATTTTTGAAGAATTCAAGGGCACGGGCAATTCGGAAATTATTCTGGATCGCAAGCTGTCGGATCGTCGCTCGTTCCCCGCCATCGACATCACCAAGTCGGGCACGCGCAAGGAAGAGCTGCTGGTCGACAAGGCCACGATGTCCAAGATGTGGGTGCTTCGCCGCGTGCTGATGCCCATGGGCACGACCGACGCGATGGAGTTCCTTTTGGACAAGCTGAAGTACAGCAAGACCAACGCGGACTTCTTTGAATCGATGAACCAAAACACGAACGATATCGCCAAGCCCCGGCGCGGTTCTTCGGAATAA
- a CDS encoding TIGR00282 family metallophosphoesterase yields MRILFLGDVMGRSGRDGVAAHWASLKTKLKPDVIIINAENAAAGHGVTLKIAQDFFALGATCLTTGNHAFNQKEVFLSLAQEPRLLRPLNYPEGTVGKGVYVHALPDGRKIAIANIMGHLHMTPTLDDPFLAAEKLASHYRLGHQVQALFVDFHAEASSEKMALAHFLDGRASAVIGTHTHIPTADEQILPQGTAYQTDAGMCGDFDSVIGMKKEAALWRFMRKTPGERLTAAEGEATLCGCFIETDDTTGLATNITAIQLGGKLKARGL; encoded by the coding sequence ATGCGTATTCTTTTTTTAGGCGATGTGATGGGTCGGTCGGGCCGCGATGGGGTTGCCGCGCATTGGGCTTCGCTCAAAACAAAGCTCAAGCCCGATGTGATCATCATCAATGCCGAGAACGCGGCGGCGGGTCATGGGGTCACCCTTAAAATCGCGCAGGACTTTTTCGCCCTTGGCGCAACGTGCCTGACGACAGGCAATCACGCGTTCAACCAAAAAGAAGTTTTCCTTTCCCTGGCGCAAGAGCCTCGGCTTTTGCGCCCCCTCAATTATCCCGAAGGCACGGTGGGAAAGGGCGTTTATGTTCACGCGCTCCCCGATGGGCGCAAAATCGCCATTGCCAATATCATGGGCCATTTGCATATGACGCCAACGCTAGACGATCCCTTTCTTGCGGCTGAAAAACTTGCCAGTCACTATCGCCTTGGCCATCAGGTGCAGGCCCTTTTTGTGGATTTTCATGCCGAGGCGTCATCGGAAAAAATGGCGCTGGCGCATTTTCTGGATGGCCGCGCCTCAGCCGTTATTGGCACGCACACGCACATCCCCACGGCGGATGAGCAAATCCTGCCCCAAGGAACCGCCTATCAAACCGATGCGGGTATGTGCGGCGACTTTGACAGTGTGATCGGGATGAAAAAAGAAGCGGCGCTGTGGCGCTTTATGCGCAAGACGCCGGGCGAGCGCTTGACCGCCGCCGAAGGCGAAGCGACCCTGTGCGGTTGCTTTATTGAAACCGACGACACGACAGGCCTTGCCACAAACATCACCGCAATCCAGCTAGGCGGTAAGCTTAAGGCGCGGGGTTTATAA
- the hemH gene encoding ferrochelatase, whose translation MKTAAILMSMGGPASLEGVRPFLFNLFKDPAILRLPFFIRIPLAFYLARRREKAAIENYKKLGGSSPLLANTKAQAAALEKELSKRGAFRCFVGMRYAPPFIDEMMAEVKKYAPDRLVFLPLYPQFSTTTTASALREAQKEAKRCGFLEEPITEVLSFHTDAGFIEAMAQKVEHVFDEAKRHGNPKVIFTAHGLPLSVVRAGDPYPQQCAETMAAILAAWKGDPPHDPALAYQSRVGRAAWQSPTTSDTVLMAAREKRPIILVPISFVSEHVETLVELEQEAVALGIDAGSPFARVVPTVGTDALFIKGLAALIVKNTEKTRK comes from the coding sequence ATGAAAACGGCGGCCATTCTAATGTCCATGGGGGGGCCGGCATCGTTGGAGGGCGTAAGGCCTTTCCTTTTTAATCTGTTTAAAGACCCCGCCATTTTGCGCCTGCCTTTTTTTATCAGGATTCCTTTGGCGTTTTATCTGGCGCGGCGGCGTGAAAAAGCGGCTATCGAAAATTATAAAAAGTTGGGCGGCAGCTCACCGTTGCTTGCCAACACAAAGGCGCAAGCGGCGGCGCTTGAAAAAGAATTATCAAAGCGTGGCGCGTTTCGCTGTTTTGTAGGGATGCGCTATGCGCCCCCGTTCATTGACGAGATGATGGCAGAGGTTAAAAAATACGCGCCTGATCGTCTGGTCTTTCTTCCCCTCTATCCGCAGTTTTCGACAACGACGACGGCCAGCGCGTTGCGCGAGGCGCAAAAAGAAGCCAAGCGTTGTGGCTTTTTAGAAGAGCCGATAACAGAGGTTTTGTCTTTTCATACGGACGCAGGCTTTATCGAAGCGATGGCGCAAAAGGTCGAACACGTTTTTGACGAAGCCAAGAGGCATGGAAACCCCAAAGTTATTTTCACGGCGCACGGCCTGCCGCTTTCTGTTGTGCGGGCGGGCGATCCTTATCCACAGCAATGCGCGGAAACGATGGCGGCGATCCTTGCCGCGTGGAAGGGCGACCCCCCCCATGATCCCGCTTTGGCCTATCAAAGCCGCGTGGGGCGGGCGGCGTGGCAGTCCCCCACAACAAGCGATACGGTTTTAATGGCCGCGCGGGAAAAACGCCCCATTATTCTTGTGCCGATCTCTTTTGTAAGTGAGCATGTGGAAACGCTGGTTGAATTGGAACAAGAGGCGGTGGCTTTGGGGATTGACGCGGGATCGCCATTTGCCCGTGTTGTCCCAACCGTGGGGACGGACGCCCTTTTTATTAAGGGGCTTGCGGCGTTGATCGTTAAAAACACAGAAAAGACGCGAAAATAA
- a CDS encoding leucyl aminopeptidase, with product MLKMTCVKTASMKNSAVAVLVGQGGKLGAQGLLVDQKMGGAVKRALKTFSSFKGEAGQTLTLLAPPKGGPALVVLVGVGEASKADALAYENAGGEAYAALAKEKTGEGAAGGLLLIDVFKGALLGEEEVATSMALGAQLRAYHFDKYHTKKKDRTAKLKALTLVVKNEVAAKKLLAEKMKIVTGVTLARDLVSEPANTLDPAAMAQAAVALKELGVEVEILDKAQMEKLGMGALLGVAQGSEKPPFLVAMSWKGDAAAKDKRPLAFVGKGVTFDTGGISLKPGAGMGAMKYDMAGAAAVIGAMKALALRKAKANVVGVVGLVENMPSGKAMRPGDVVKSASGQTIEVLNTDAEGRLVLADALWYAQDHYKPRAIIDLATLTGAIKTALGERYAGLFANDDAMAAQLLAAGEATGEWLWRMPMHDSFDKLLKSPIADIKNIAESPLAGSVTAAQFLGRFVNKGTPWAHLDIAGKAWQSEGESLCPKGASGFGVRLLDRFVTETCEK from the coding sequence ATGCTTAAAATGACATGCGTTAAGACGGCCTCGATGAAAAACAGCGCGGTGGCGGTGTTGGTGGGACAAGGCGGAAAATTGGGCGCTCAGGGCTTGCTTGTGGATCAAAAAATGGGTGGCGCGGTCAAACGCGCCCTTAAAACCTTTTCGTCTTTTAAAGGAGAGGCAGGGCAAACCCTGACCCTTCTTGCGCCACCTAAGGGCGGGCCTGCGCTTGTGGTTTTGGTCGGCGTGGGGGAGGCCAGCAAGGCCGACGCGCTGGCTTATGAAAACGCGGGCGGTGAGGCCTATGCTGCCTTGGCCAAGGAAAAAACAGGAGAAGGCGCGGCAGGGGGCCTTTTGCTGATCGATGTTTTTAAGGGCGCTCTTTTGGGTGAGGAAGAGGTCGCCACGTCTATGGCGCTTGGGGCGCAGCTTCGCGCTTATCATTTCGATAAATACCATACAAAAAAGAAGGACCGCACGGCTAAGCTTAAAGCGCTGACGCTGGTTGTGAAAAACGAGGTGGCGGCGAAAAAGCTATTGGCCGAAAAAATGAAGATTGTGACAGGCGTGACCTTGGCGCGTGACCTTGTCTCTGAGCCTGCAAACACCCTAGATCCCGCCGCCATGGCGCAGGCTGCCGTGGCGCTGAAAGAGCTGGGCGTTGAGGTCGAGATTCTGGATAAAGCCCAGATGGAAAAGCTGGGCATGGGGGCCTTGCTGGGCGTTGCGCAGGGCAGCGAAAAGCCACCCTTTCTTGTCGCGATGAGCTGGAAGGGCGACGCCGCCGCCAAAGACAAACGCCCCCTCGCCTTTGTGGGCAAGGGTGTGACGTTTGATACGGGCGGGATTTCGCTTAAGCCCGGTGCGGGCATGGGCGCGATGAAGTATGACATGGCGGGCGCGGCAGCAGTGATCGGCGCGATGAAGGCTTTGGCCCTGCGCAAGGCAAAAGCCAACGTGGTTGGCGTTGTGGGGCTTGTTGAAAATATGCCTTCGGGAAAAGCCATGCGCCCCGGTGATGTGGTGAAAAGCGCGTCGGGGCAAACCATCGAAGTTTTGAACACCGATGCAGAAGGCCGCCTTGTTCTGGCCGACGCGCTTTGGTATGCGCAGGATCACTACAAGCCGCGCGCGATCATCGATTTGGCAACGCTAACGGGCGCGATCAAGACCGCGTTGGGTGAGCGCTATGCGGGCCTGTTCGCCAATGATGACGCGATGGCGGCGCAGCTTTTGGCGGCGGGCGAGGCGACGGGGGAATGGCTTTGGCGGATGCCGATGCACGACAGCTTTGATAAGCTCCTGAAATCACCCATTGCCGATATAAAAAACATTGCGGAATCGCCCTTGGCGGGAAGCGTTACCGCCGCGCAGTTTCTGGGACGCTTTGTGAACAAGGGAACGCCGTGGGCGCATCTGGATATCGCCGGTAAGGCGTGGCAGAGCGAGGGGGAGTCCCTTTGTCCCAAGGGAGCCAGTGGCTTTGGCGTGCGCCTTTTGGATCGCTTTGTGACCGAAACGTGCGAGAAATGA
- the coaE gene encoding dephospho-CoA kinase (Dephospho-CoA kinase (CoaE) performs the final step in coenzyme A biosynthesis.), with protein MKKKRFLIIGLTGGIGMGKSTALKMFAALGVAVFDADACVRAALAKGGAAEEKIKTVFPASFVRGRIHRPTLFTLAFHNKKTLAQLEAVLHPLVWKARDAAIAVARKQKSDGIVLDIPLLFETGAQSACDKTLCLYTSAAVQKERVLKRKNMTPAKLKVIQARQKPIAEKRLLADVSLDMGVSRKQAQAMIAALWALWKKEQA; from the coding sequence ATGAAAAAGAAACGCTTTCTTATTATTGGCCTGACGGGTGGTATCGGCATGGGCAAAAGCACGGCTCTGAAAATGTTTGCGGCGCTTGGCGTGGCCGTCTTTGACGCCGATGCGTGCGTTCGTGCGGCGCTGGCCAAAGGCGGCGCGGCGGAAGAAAAAATCAAGACAGTTTTTCCCGCCAGCTTTGTGCGAGGCCGCATCCATCGCCCGACCCTTTTCACGTTAGCGTTTCACAACAAAAAGACCCTTGCCCAACTAGAGGCAGTTCTTCACCCCCTTGTTTGGAAAGCGCGAGATGCGGCCATCGCCGTCGCCCGAAAACAAAAGAGCGACGGGATTGTTTTGGATATCCCCCTTTTATTCGAAACGGGCGCACAAAGCGCTTGTGACAAAACACTGTGCCTTTATACCAGCGCCGCCGTTCAAAAAGAGCGCGTGCTTAAGCGCAAAAACATGACTCCCGCGAAATTAAAGGTTATACAAGCGCGGCAGAAGCCCATCGCTGAAAAGCGCCTTTTAGCGGATGTCAGCCTTGATATGGGGGTCAGCCGTAAGCAAGCGCAGGCCATGATCGCCGCGCTGTGGGCCTTGTGGAAAAAGGAACAGGCATGA
- a CDS encoding bifunctional riboflavin kinase/FAD synthetase gives MTGGKAKEKSILDAITHQPVVTGGVWALGNFDGVHLGHRAVIAAAVQEGKRLALPVHALTFDPHPHAFFQKDKRPFLLTPPEAKRHLLLEAGADDVATLPFTPAFAALTPEAFIQDVLIGACQAAHVVVGFDFVFGRGRGGDGRALRQKLEPLGVGVTSAPPKRDEGGEIISSSRIRAAVRKGDVASAAKLLGRPFTLSGVVLAGEGRGRTLGFPTANIALGALAQPLQGVYAIKARSQEGGGETFCGVANFGVRPTFGEAPALLEVHLFDFNGDIYGQVWEVELHRFLRPEMTFDGLAALQAQIQKDVEAARQTF, from the coding sequence ATGACAGGCGGAAAAGCCAAAGAGAAAAGCATCCTTGATGCCATAACCCACCAGCCGGTTGTCACGGGCGGGGTGTGGGCGCTTGGGAATTTCGATGGCGTTCACCTTGGACACAGGGCCGTTATCGCGGCGGCGGTTCAGGAAGGGAAAAGGCTTGCCCTGCCCGTTCATGCGCTGACGTTTGATCCGCATCCCCATGCCTTTTTTCAAAAAGACAAACGCCCCTTTTTATTGACCCCACCGGAAGCCAAGCGCCACTTGCTTTTAGAGGCGGGGGCGGACGACGTCGCCACCCTTCCCTTCACGCCCGCCTTTGCGGCGCTGACGCCGGAGGCGTTTATTCAGGACGTGCTTATCGGCGCGTGTCAGGCGGCGCATGTTGTTGTCGGTTTTGATTTTGTCTTTGGGCGCGGGCGTGGCGGCGATGGCCGCGCCCTTCGGCAAAAGCTGGAGCCTTTGGGTGTGGGCGTGACCAGCGCGCCACCCAAGCGCGACGAGGGCGGCGAGATTATTTCGTCCTCGCGCATTCGTGCCGCCGTGCGTAAGGGCGACGTGGCCTCTGCCGCCAAGCTTTTGGGAAGGCCCTTTACCCTTAGCGGGGTTGTTCTGGCGGGAGAGGGGCGAGGCCGGACGCTGGGCTTTCCTACGGCGAATATCGCGCTTGGCGCGTTGGCTCAGCCCCTACAGGGCGTTTATGCCATTAAGGCGCGCTCGCAGGAGGGCGGGGGAGAGACGTTTTGTGGCGTCGCTAACTTTGGCGTTCGGCCTACCTTTGGGGAAGCGCCCGCCCTTCTCGAAGTTCATTTGTTTGACTTTAACGGGGATATTTACGGGCAGGTGTGGGAGGTCGAGCTTCATCGCTTTTTGCGCCCCGAAATGACGTTTGACGGCCTTGCCGCGCTTCAGGCGCAAATCCAAAAAGACGTTGAGGCGGCGCGGCAGACTTTTTAA
- the dnaQ gene encoding DNA polymerase III subunit epsilon, translating into MNVREIVLDTETTGLSPLKGDRLVEVGCVELINLMPTGNVFHRYINPERDVPDEASRVHGLTNDFLADKPLFAAEVDGFLAFIGEAPLVIHNAPFDMGFINAELTRCGFRNLPMTRAVDTLPMARKKFPGAPASLDALCKRFGVDLSSRDFHGALLDARLLADVYLELMGGRQPDLAVTKEEGVAAAAVFIDGEVQRTFKAARVHAPSAEEAAAHEAWLAKIKNPLWKSAG; encoded by the coding sequence ATGAACGTTCGCGAAATCGTCCTTGATACAGAAACGACAGGCCTTAGCCCGCTGAAAGGCGACCGGCTGGTGGAGGTTGGCTGCGTTGAGCTGATCAATCTTATGCCGACGGGCAATGTTTTTCATCGTTACATTAATCCAGAACGCGACGTGCCCGACGAAGCTTCCCGCGTGCACGGCCTTACAAATGACTTTCTTGCTGATAAGCCCCTTTTTGCCGCCGAGGTCGATGGCTTTTTAGCGTTTATCGGCGAGGCCCCTCTCGTCATTCATAACGCGCCCTTTGATATGGGCTTTATCAATGCCGAACTGACGCGCTGTGGCTTTCGCAATCTGCCCATGACGCGGGCGGTGGACACGCTGCCGATGGCACGAAAGAAGTTTCCGGGAGCGCCCGCCTCACTCGATGCGCTTTGCAAACGGTTTGGCGTGGATTTATCAAGCCGCGATTTTCACGGCGCTCTTTTGGACGCGCGGCTTTTAGCGGATGTGTATTTAGAGCTGATGGGCGGGCGGCAGCCCGATCTTGCCGTCACGAAAGAAGAGGGCGTGGCCGCCGCTGCCGTTTTCATTGACGGCGAGGTGCAGCGCACCTTTAAGGCCGCCCGCGTCCACGCACCTTCAGCGGAAGAGGCCGCTGCGCATGAGGCGTGGCTGGCGAAAATTAAAAACCCTCTTTGGAAAAGCGCAGGCTAA
- the hemE gene encoding uroporphyrinogen decarboxylase, which produces MHKTDKPVLSLLTKGVSDFIPVWLMRQAGRYLPEYNDLRKKADGFVDFCLTPTLAAEATLQPLRRFDLDVAILFADILLVPHALGVKVDFIEKEGPRLQPIEDEKQAQGLIYRPERIAPVFETIQRVKPLLKSHQTLIGFCGGLWTVACYMIEGRGRQDFVKAKEAALHQPAFLKALIEKIEAATLVYLLGQIEAGAEVIQIFESHAGQLSGQAFQAFVIEPTKMLVEGIRKKHPSFPIIGFPRGASLSDYKKYFEQTGISGCSLDQNISLDSAKKELLPLGCLQGNLDPDLLLAGGKAMDDQAEKIMNVLGEKLIFNLGHGVIKETNPDHIARLVALVHGFQKGEA; this is translated from the coding sequence GTGCATAAGACCGATAAGCCTGTCCTTTCTCTTTTAACCAAAGGGGTATCGGATTTTATCCCTGTCTGGTTGATGCGGCAGGCAGGACGCTATTTGCCAGAGTATAATGATTTAAGGAAAAAGGCGGATGGTTTTGTCGACTTTTGCCTAACGCCAACTTTGGCGGCCGAGGCGACGCTTCAGCCGCTTCGGCGCTTTGATTTGGATGTCGCCATTCTCTTTGCCGATATCCTGCTTGTTCCACACGCTTTGGGGGTTAAGGTCGATTTTATCGAAAAGGAAGGCCCGCGCCTTCAGCCAATCGAAGACGAAAAGCAGGCTCAAGGCTTGATCTACAGACCAGAAAGGATCGCGCCCGTGTTTGAAACGATCCAGCGCGTGAAGCCGCTGCTCAAAAGCCATCAAACCTTGATCGGGTTTTGTGGGGGGCTGTGGACGGTCGCTTGCTATATGATCGAGGGGCGAGGGCGGCAAGATTTTGTGAAAGCCAAGGAGGCGGCACTCCACCAGCCAGCCTTTTTAAAGGCGCTGATAGAGAAAATAGAGGCGGCAACACTCGTCTATCTGTTGGGGCAGATAGAGGCTGGCGCGGAAGTTATCCAAATCTTTGAAAGCCACGCGGGGCAGCTTTCGGGGCAGGCCTTTCAGGCGTTTGTGATAGAGCCGACGAAAATGCTGGTTGAAGGCATTCGAAAAAAGCACCCATCCTTTCCGATCATCGGCTTTCCGCGTGGCGCGAGCCTTAGCGATTACAAAAAATATTTTGAACAAACAGGAATAAGCGGCTGTAGCCTTGATCAAAACATTTCTTTGGACTCGGCAAAAAAAGAATTACTGCCACTAGGCTGCCTTCAAGGGAATCTCGATCCTGATCTTCTTTTGGCTGGGGGAAAGGCCATGGATGATCAAGCTGAAAAAATAATGAACGTGCTTGGCGAAAAACTTATTTTTAATCTGGGCCACGGCGTGATCAAAGAAACAAACCCCGATCATATAGCGCGGCTTGTTGCTTTGGTGCATGGCTTTCAAAAGGGCGAGGCATGA
- a CDS encoding DUF6489 family protein: MKVTVNVECTPEEARTFLGLPDVQPMQAALMKEIEERMRDNIRAMTPEAAVQTWLPAGMQGAENLQKMFWGQVQNMMSGVVNTANTMVTVKDKDSAA; this comes from the coding sequence ATGAAAGTCACCGTCAATGTTGAATGCACGCCCGAAGAGGCGCGGACGTTTTTGGGCCTGCCCGATGTTCAGCCCATGCAAGCGGCGCTGATGAAAGAAATTGAGGAGCGTATGCGCGACAACATCCGCGCCATGACGCCCGAAGCCGCCGTGCAGACATGGCTTCCCGCAGGCATGCAGGGCGCGGAAAATCTGCAAAAAATGTTTTGGGGTCAAGTCCAGAACATGATGTCGGGCGTGGTTAATACGGCGAACACTATGGTTACCGTTAAGGACAAAGACTCGGCGGCGTAA